The window GGTACCCGAGGTGTAGAGAATCAGCGCCGGGTCATCGGCCTCGATGCGCACCGCCGGAACGTCCAGCGGCGGCTCCTGCAGCAGGGTTTCGTAGCGCTGGCACAACGGCGGCACTGCCTGCCCGTCACTCAGGCCGACCACGATGCTCGGCAGCTCCAGGGTGCGCAGGTCATCGGCGAGCAGTTGCAGACGCGGTTCATCGCACAGCAGCACCGTCGCGCCACTGTCCTGCAGGCCATGGAACAACTCGTCGCGCAGGCCCCAGCTGTTGAGCGGTACGCCAACGGCGGCACAGCGCTGGATGGCGACGAAGGCCACCAGCCAGGCCGGCTGATTGCGCATGGCAATCGCCACCCGATCGCCCTGGCGCACGCCAAAACGCTGGACCAGTTGCCCGGCCAGCCGATCGACCTGGGCGAAAAACTCGGTGAAGGTCAGGCGTTGCTGCTCCCACACCAGAAACTCGCGATCGCCGTGCTGGCGAGCGACGTCGATCGCCTCGAGCAGGTTGGCTGCGGCATTGCGAAAGTACGCCGGCCCACCCTCGGCCGGGGTCACCACTTCAAAAGGTGCGCCCGGGGCAATCAATTGCTGCCAGGCACTCTGCCACTGTTCAAGCTTCATTTTCTTATTCTCCAAAGCATAGTCCGGGCTTTACACCGTCTGACGGGCCGGCGGCTGCCAGGCCACGCCGTTGATATGCGAACCACCATCGACAAACAAGGTATCGCCGGTCATGTAGCGTGACGCCTCGCTTGCCAGGAAACAGGCCACGCTGCCGATATCCAGTTCCGGGTCGCCCATACGCCCCATAGGGTTTTGTTGCAGCATCAGCGCGGCGTTTTCTGGCGCCAACGCGGCATAGCGCTCATAAGCTGGCGTGCGCGCCCCCGGGCAGATGGCGTTGACGGTGATGCCATGCACGGCCCATTCGCGCGCGGCGCTACGCGTCAGGCAGCGCAAGGCTTCCTTGCTGACGTTGTAGTCGGCCGAATGCTGGTGGGCGTTGACCCCGTTCAGCGAGCAAAGGTTGATAATCCGCCCCCATTGTTGACGGCGCATATGCGGGAAAGCGCGCTGCATTGCCGCCAACGGCGCGTACAAGCTGCCTCGCAAGGCACGCTCGAAGTCGGCCACGGATTTGTCTTCGAGAGCCGCCGGCTTATTGCCGAGGTAGGCGTTGTTGACCAGGATATGCAGCGCCCCGAATTGCTCTATCACCTGATCCACCAGCGCTTGCACGCTCTGCTCTTCGGCGATGTCGCAAGGGATCACCACGGCCTTGCCGCTGCGGGCGTGGATCAATGCCTGGGTCTCGACGCTGGTTTCCGGGTTGATATCGGCGACCACCACCGTGGCGCCACTGGCCGCGTAGGCCAGGGCAATGCCGCGGCCAATCCCCTGGCCGGCGCCGGTGACAATGGCGATTTTTCCTTCGAGTGAGTGCATCTAGCTGCTCCTTGAGAGGCTGGCAGAACCCTGCGCAGGCATGACCCGTGGTCAGGCGTGCGCCTCGTCGAGTGCCGCGTAGCGCTCACAGTGAAAATCACTGTCTCCCAGGCACGCCTGGGCCACCCGTATCCGCTTGAGATACAGGCCGACATCCAGCTCGTCGGTGACACCAATCCCGCCGTGCATCTGCACCGCTTCGTTGCTGACACGGGTGGCGGTCTCGCCGGTTTTCCACTTGGCCAGGCTGACCAGCCGTCCGCGCTCGGCAGCGCTCAGGCTGCTGTCGTCCAGCGCTGCCAGCGCCGCCATCAGCGTGCTACGGGCCAACACCAGCTCGACATGCAAACGCGCCGCGCGGTGCTGCAAGGCCTGGAACGAACCGATCGGCGCATCGAACTGCACCCGGGTCTTGAGGTAATCGAGGGTGCTGGCGAACAGTTGCTCGGAGGCGCCAAGCAGCTCGGCGGCCAGGCACACCCGGCCGCGATCCAGCACCATATCCAGTGCCGGCCAGGCGGCTCCGGCAGCACCGAGCAGGGCATCGCCACCCAGCTGCACGCCGTCGAACTGCAGACGTGCGCAGTTGCGCGAGTCAATCAACGACAGCGCGCTGACCTTCAGCCCCGGCGCTGTCGCCGGCACCAGAAACACGCTGATGCCCTGCTCGTCCCCGGCCTGCCCGGAGGTGCGGGCAGCCACCAGGTAGGCATCCGCGCCCAGGCCATCGATGACGAAGCCCTTCTCGCCGTCGAGGCGAAAGCCCGCGCCGTCGGCCGTCGCGGTCAGGGCCGTGTGCAGCGGTGCATGCCGCGGCTGCTCCTCCAGCGCCAGGGCCAGACGTCGCTCGCCGCCGATCAGCGCCGTCAGCCACTGGTCCTGCTGCGCAGGCGTGCCGGCCAGGTGCAGCAACGAACCGCTGAGCACCACATTGGAGAGCAGCGGCGACGCCGAGAGGTTCTTGCCGATCTCCTCGAAAATCGGCCCCAGGCCCATGCAACCAAAATCCAGCCCGCCGAAGGCTTCCGGAAACGGAATCGCGCTCCAGCCCAGCTCCACCGCGTCCTGCCACAGCTGCGGGTCGTAACCCAGCTCGCTGGCCTCGTCGCGCAAACGACGCTGGGCAGCCACCGGGCTGCGCGCGGCGAGAAAGTCGCGGGCGCTGTCGGCCAGCAGGCTCTGTTCTTCGCTATATACCAGACTCATCG is drawn from Pseudomonas cavernae and contains these coding sequences:
- a CDS encoding SDR family NAD(P)-dependent oxidoreductase, translated to MHSLEGKIAIVTGAGQGIGRGIALAYAASGATVVVADINPETSVETQALIHARSGKAVVIPCDIAEEQSVQALVDQVIEQFGALHILVNNAYLGNKPAALEDKSVADFERALRGSLYAPLAAMQRAFPHMRRQQWGRIINLCSLNGVNAHQHSADYNVSKEALRCLTRSAAREWAVHGITVNAICPGARTPAYERYAALAPENAALMLQQNPMGRMGDPELDIGSVACFLASEASRYMTGDTLFVDGGSHINGVAWQPPARQTV
- a CDS encoding acyl-CoA dehydrogenase family protein; translated protein: MSLVYSEEQSLLADSARDFLAARSPVAAQRRLRDEASELGYDPQLWQDAVELGWSAIPFPEAFGGLDFGCMGLGPIFEEIGKNLSASPLLSNVVLSGSLLHLAGTPAQQDQWLTALIGGERRLALALEEQPRHAPLHTALTATADGAGFRLDGEKGFVIDGLGADAYLVAARTSGQAGDEQGISVFLVPATAPGLKVSALSLIDSRNCARLQFDGVQLGGDALLGAAGAAWPALDMVLDRGRVCLAAELLGASEQLFASTLDYLKTRVQFDAPIGSFQALQHRAARLHVELVLARSTLMAALAALDDSSLSAAERGRLVSLAKWKTGETATRVSNEAVQMHGGIGVTDELDVGLYLKRIRVAQACLGDSDFHCERYAALDEAHA